Proteins from a single region of Paenibacillus sp. BIHB 4019:
- a CDS encoding CD1375 family protein — translation MAYVYCRLIKLGLRKLEDVPQRDRAAVETLLNAEEASE, via the coding sequence GTGGCGTACGTATACTGCCGACTAATTAAGCTCGGCTTACGCAAATTGGAGGACGTACCGCAGCGGGATCGTGCCGCAGTCGAGACGTTACTTAACGCAGAGGAGGCGTCCGAATGA
- a CDS encoding LysM peptidoglycan-binding domain-containing protein, which translates to MAKNPIQFHLSFNNGAERLQLPVNPESISVSTSHGYTDLDAAQFGEYTVIGQRRQTEFRFSSFFPRDYNATYCAYSPLPKPWNCVHKIQRWMRSGEPLRLTVTGTPINLAVTVRDFTYEPERGGNPGDIYFDLSLREYRFVSYRKLGYADDKTTVTTASVGRADTGEKVSNYTVARGDSLFKISAKSEVYGNGDKWRDIYNANKKLIGANPNMITLGQKLVIPR; encoded by the coding sequence ATGGCGAAGAATCCGATACAGTTTCACCTCAGTTTTAATAACGGAGCTGAGCGTCTTCAGCTTCCGGTCAATCCCGAATCAATTTCCGTCTCTACTTCGCACGGTTACACGGACTTGGACGCAGCTCAGTTCGGCGAGTACACCGTCATCGGCCAGCGCCGACAAACGGAGTTCCGCTTCAGCTCGTTTTTCCCGCGTGACTACAACGCTACTTATTGCGCATATTCACCGTTACCTAAGCCGTGGAATTGCGTACACAAGATTCAACGCTGGATGCGGTCGGGCGAGCCGCTGCGTTTAACGGTAACAGGGACACCAATCAATCTCGCGGTAACGGTGCGCGATTTTACCTACGAACCGGAGCGCGGCGGCAATCCTGGCGATATCTATTTCGACTTATCCCTGCGCGAGTACCGGTTCGTAAGTTACCGCAAACTCGGTTACGCTGACGATAAGACGACGGTTACAACGGCGAGCGTAGGCCGAGCGGACACTGGCGAAAAGGTATCGAATTACACCGTAGCACGTGGCGATTCGCTGTTCAAAATCAGCGCGAAATCGGAAGTGTACGGAAACGGCGATAAATGGCGCGATATATACAACGCGAATAAGAAGCTAATCGGAGCGAATCCGAATATGATAACGCTCGGCCAAAAGTTGGTGATTCCGCGATGA
- a CDS encoding baseplate J/gp47 family protein, with protein sequence MYEDQTKAAILQRMLDASPAEIDKRQGSVTYDLLSPAAIEMALAYIEMDNVLNFGFVDTTYGQYLDLRAAEYGLTRKVSAKSTGTLTFSGAGGVTVPVGTRVQTSAAGEEPVYFTTTASGTLTGRPATVTVPAEADEASASGNVAAGAINTVLGGLSGVVTVTNNAAFTGGAVGETEEEFRARILERAAKPATSGNANQYRQWALEVSGVSDAQVIPVWSGPGTVKVVLLAADKTAPDSGTVTAAASYIESLRPIGATVTVVGATEIPINVSVSVTLAPGATIEAVEAQITEGVTAYLASIAFNDNLVRYTRIAAVILDLPPVVDYEDLTVNGGISNVLISAGQVAVPGTVAVTE encoded by the coding sequence GTGTACGAAGATCAAACGAAGGCCGCGATACTTCAACGAATGCTTGACGCGAGCCCTGCGGAGATAGACAAGCGGCAAGGTTCGGTTACTTACGATTTATTGTCTCCGGCAGCAATCGAAATGGCGCTCGCATACATCGAAATGGACAACGTTCTCAACTTCGGCTTTGTCGATACGACATACGGTCAATATTTAGACTTACGCGCGGCCGAATACGGATTAACGCGTAAGGTATCGGCTAAGTCTACCGGTACATTAACGTTTAGCGGAGCTGGAGGCGTAACGGTGCCGGTCGGAACTCGCGTCCAAACGTCAGCAGCAGGCGAGGAGCCGGTTTATTTTACGACAACCGCATCCGGTACGCTTACGGGACGGCCTGCGACTGTTACTGTTCCAGCGGAAGCTGACGAAGCAAGCGCGTCCGGCAACGTAGCGGCTGGCGCGATTAACACCGTTTTAGGCGGCTTGTCCGGCGTCGTTACCGTTACAAATAACGCAGCCTTTACGGGCGGAGCGGTTGGTGAGACGGAGGAAGAGTTTCGAGCGCGCATCCTCGAACGGGCGGCCAAGCCTGCGACGAGCGGTAACGCGAATCAATACCGTCAGTGGGCGCTTGAGGTTAGTGGAGTTTCGGACGCGCAAGTTATTCCGGTGTGGTCCGGTCCGGGCACGGTTAAGGTCGTATTACTCGCAGCAGATAAGACAGCGCCGGACAGCGGTACAGTGACGGCAGCGGCTTCGTATATCGAAAGTCTGCGTCCGATCGGCGCAACGGTTACGGTAGTAGGCGCGACTGAGATTCCGATTAACGTTTCGGTATCCGTCACACTCGCGCCAGGAGCAACGATAGAAGCCGTTGAAGCGCAAATAACGGAAGGCGTAACGGCTTACCTCGCGTCGATTGCCTTTAACGATAACCTCGTAAGGTATACGCGGATTGCTGCGGTCATTCTCGACCTTCCGCCAGTTGTGGATTACGAAGACTTGACGGTCAACGGCGGCATCTCGAACGTACTGATTAGCGCAGGCCAAGTCGCAGTACCTGGAACGGTGGCGGTAACGGAATGA
- a CDS encoding phage tail tube protein, with protein MTMDPTKVISGRFGKLFDADGNWLTNVTTVNATINFDKEDIKIAGTRWIGKKVTGVSGSGDFSGYLVTSELIEKIGQGTDDAKSALVTELIYSVTDPDNGGTYRVRLKGVTFDSIPLITSDVGSMVENEFPFTFTGHQIMTPLRSN; from the coding sequence ATGACGATGGACCCAACGAAAGTAATAAGCGGACGATTCGGCAAGTTATTCGACGCGGACGGTAATTGGCTTACGAACGTTACGACCGTTAACGCGACGATTAACTTCGATAAAGAGGATATCAAAATCGCGGGCACGCGCTGGATCGGTAAAAAGGTAACGGGCGTAAGCGGTAGCGGCGACTTCAGCGGTTACCTTGTTACAAGCGAGTTGATCGAGAAAATCGGCCAAGGTACGGATGATGCGAAGTCCGCGCTTGTGACGGAGCTGATTTATTCCGTTACCGATCCGGATAACGGCGGCACGTATCGCGTACGTCTTAAAGGCGTAACGTTCGATAGCATTCCGCTGATTACGTCGGACGTCGGCTCGATGGTCGAGAACGAGTTTCCGTTCACATTTACCGGCCATCAAATCATGACGCCGCTACGTAGTAACTAA
- a CDS encoding phage tail tape measure protein, translated as MAFDLTAHLRIVDQATRPLRGITSALMGTVGKFGALSAAAIGVSGAFAGISVVTDSFKKAMDFEAQLSTIQALTGATGEEMAEMQSLALKMGASTKYNAMEAAQGIEELLKSGLSPATVKAGGLEAALNLATAGGLGLADAAEIMSTALNAYKDDNMSAADAANILAGTANASATGVMDLRYSLAAVSAVASGIGMSFQDTNIAMGLFANNGLKGSDAGTSLKTMLMNLSPATKAARSAMKELGIITKQGTNTFFDANGELKDLASISGILQKALSKLNKQQQQDYLRELFGSDAIRAGNILLKEGAEGVAKFQKEMSKVTALDVAKKKMDNAAGAVEQFNGALETLQISALMPTMPIIKDFAISAANMVEKYSPAITAAVQKAVDNGKKYIFDNFTNNPAFNRLPTFKSKVEFVFDTVQASFDAWWGSSGQSAFEGYSEKITKTLVDSLEGSSEQIASVGLSIGKSLMTGIMDGMRESEYFGWLIKTIDFGMAFDQGMTDVSKGFWDLALYQELGAGDAKAARRAEKERIQAEYSASPKVSLNPIGGFNSGGLSDLKNAYATKNPFTQPMPVTNNTTVTVNMGGATIREEADIGKIARSLYTMISDANNANAKPGGKRLGGASEY; from the coding sequence ATGGCATTCGATTTAACGGCACATTTACGCATAGTCGACCAGGCTACGCGTCCTTTGCGTGGGATTACGTCTGCGCTGATGGGAACGGTCGGCAAGTTCGGGGCGCTTTCCGCTGCGGCGATCGGCGTATCTGGAGCGTTTGCGGGCATTTCCGTAGTAACGGACTCATTCAAGAAGGCGATGGACTTCGAGGCGCAGCTGTCGACGATTCAAGCGTTGACGGGCGCTACTGGCGAAGAGATGGCGGAAATGCAATCGCTCGCGTTGAAGATGGGCGCCAGCACGAAATATAACGCGATGGAAGCGGCGCAGGGTATCGAGGAGTTGTTAAAGTCCGGTTTATCGCCAGCAACCGTAAAGGCAGGCGGTCTAGAAGCGGCGCTCAACTTGGCGACTGCGGGCGGACTCGGATTAGCGGACGCGGCGGAGATTATGTCGACCGCGCTTAATGCGTATAAGGACGATAATATGAGTGCGGCGGACGCGGCTAATATACTAGCCGGTACGGCTAACGCTTCGGCTACTGGCGTAATGGACTTGCGGTACTCACTTGCGGCAGTTTCGGCGGTTGCGAGCGGGATCGGCATGTCGTTCCAGGATACGAATATCGCGATGGGCTTGTTCGCCAATAACGGACTCAAAGGTTCGGATGCGGGTACGTCGCTGAAGACGATGCTGATGAATCTATCGCCTGCTACGAAAGCCGCTCGGAGTGCGATGAAGGAACTTGGCATCATTACGAAGCAAGGAACGAATACGTTCTTTGACGCGAACGGCGAGTTAAAGGATCTAGCGAGTATTTCCGGTATCCTTCAGAAGGCGCTGAGCAAACTCAACAAGCAACAGCAGCAGGATTATTTGCGGGAGTTGTTCGGTTCTGACGCGATACGCGCCGGTAACATCTTGCTTAAAGAGGGCGCGGAAGGTGTTGCGAAGTTTCAGAAGGAAATGTCGAAGGTAACCGCGCTGGACGTTGCGAAGAAGAAGATGGACAACGCAGCGGGAGCGGTCGAACAATTTAACGGCGCATTGGAAACTTTGCAAATTTCTGCGCTTATGCCGACTATGCCGATAATTAAAGACTTCGCAATATCAGCCGCTAACATGGTCGAAAAGTACTCGCCAGCAATTACGGCGGCTGTACAGAAGGCGGTTGATAACGGTAAGAAGTATATTTTCGATAACTTCACGAATAATCCCGCTTTTAACCGGTTGCCTACGTTCAAGAGTAAGGTGGAATTCGTATTTGATACGGTACAGGCCTCGTTTGACGCATGGTGGGGCAGCTCAGGCCAATCCGCTTTTGAAGGCTACTCCGAAAAGATTACGAAGACACTCGTAGATTCACTCGAAGGCTCGTCCGAACAAATCGCAAGCGTCGGGCTAAGCATCGGAAAAAGCCTGATGACCGGTATTATGGACGGCATGCGCGAGTCGGAATACTTCGGATGGCTTATTAAGACGATTGATTTCGGCATGGCGTTTGATCAAGGCATGACTGACGTAAGTAAGGGTTTTTGGGACTTGGCGCTTTACCAGGAGTTAGGCGCAGGCGACGCAAAAGCCGCTAGGCGAGCGGAGAAAGAGCGAATTCAAGCGGAGTACTCAGCGTCACCTAAAGTTAGCCTTAATCCGATTGGCGGATTCAATTCCGGCGGATTGTCTGACCTGAAGAACGCCTATGCAACGAAGAATCCGTTCACGCAGCCAATGCCTGTTACGAATAATACGACAGTCACCGTAAATATGGGCGGCGCTACGATCCGCGAAGAGGCGGATATCGGTAAAATCGCGCGCAGTTTGTATACGATGATTTCTGACGCTAACAATGCGAACGCGAAGCCAGGCGGAAAACGGTTAGGAGGGGCTAGCGAATACTAA
- a CDS encoding putative phage tail protein, with protein MRTLTEIQRDMHDYLPRYYEDVPIATNIINRETAEAAQINADIYDVLAQFFVDTATWALPRWERNFALKTDEAKPVEQRRAALKSRIRGVGTVTAELIESIAEAYANGEVEVVEDNANYTVKLTFVSALGQPPNFADLEAAIRDAMPAHLAVEYVFLYTTFGALENYAVTFGDIETAGLTFAQLEIWEGP; from the coding sequence ATGAGGACGCTAACGGAGATTCAACGCGATATGCACGATTATTTGCCGCGCTATTACGAGGATGTTCCGATCGCAACGAATATCATCAACAGGGAAACCGCCGAGGCTGCGCAGATTAATGCGGACATATACGACGTACTGGCGCAGTTTTTCGTTGATACAGCAACTTGGGCTTTACCGCGATGGGAGCGTAACTTCGCGCTGAAGACGGACGAAGCTAAGCCGGTTGAGCAGCGGCGAGCAGCGCTAAAGTCACGTATTCGCGGAGTCGGTACGGTGACTGCGGAGTTAATCGAATCTATCGCAGAGGCTTACGCCAACGGCGAAGTTGAGGTCGTTGAGGATAACGCGAATTATACGGTGAAGCTGACGTTTGTATCCGCGCTTGGTCAGCCGCCTAATTTCGCGGACTTAGAAGCTGCGATAAGAGACGCTATGCCAGCGCACTTGGCCGTCGAGTACGTGTTCTTGTATACAACGTTTGGCGCATTGGAAAATTACGCAGTTACGTTTGGCGATATCGAGACGGCCGGACTTACATTCGCGCAATTAGAAATATGGGAGGGACCGTAA
- a CDS encoding HK97 gp10 family phage protein, with translation MGASNRITVNIDGRRNIVQRVLGAFFRRWDQRLDDALDEGAVVAAHDVMDEWKRKAVDVAPLDKGHLRRSIKVDTAKDGDNVTGTISASVIETHGARKRDYAAYLHDEYPIKHGDRFRNPTTPGTIPRFISEPLEREGANWAAQMEDDIKAELRRRGFRIGRR, from the coding sequence ATGGGCGCGAGTAACAGAATAACGGTCAATATCGATGGCCGCCGAAACATCGTACAGCGCGTTCTTGGCGCGTTCTTCAGGCGTTGGGACCAACGGTTAGACGACGCGTTGGATGAAGGCGCAGTCGTTGCGGCGCACGACGTTATGGACGAGTGGAAGCGGAAGGCGGTTGACGTGGCTCCGCTCGATAAGGGACATTTGCGGCGCAGCATCAAAGTCGATACGGCCAAGGACGGGGATAACGTTACTGGTACGATATCGGCTAGCGTAATCGAGACGCACGGTGCGCGTAAACGTGACTATGCCGCGTACTTACACGACGAGTATCCGATTAAGCATGGCGATAGGTTCCGTAATCCGACGACGCCCGGAACGATTCCACGATTCATAAGCGAACCGTTGGAACGTGAGGGCGCGAATTGGGCGGCGCAAATGGAAGACGATATAAAAGCGGAGCTGCGGCGAAGGGGGTTCCGAATTGGGCGTCGTTAA
- a CDS encoding phage tail sheath subtilisin-like domain-containing protein, with protein sequence MAGGTWIPTSLPTRPGVYINFVQAAVAAITGGERGVVALSLSTYAGTAVEERYYEVETVADAEALFGVDNIGPITLAFQGGAASVLVYTLPDEAVTADYTAMRAGFDTQFFNVFVAHEYDVTEQAALKTWTIANRADGKQYALVIGGDATTDADPALGNARSLLNEDDYIVNVINGAVIGDTSYSSSEYAPFIAGLIAGTAINASITYATTTANDVTKRLSNAQTNAALAAGSLVLTNDGKRVKIEQGITTSGAKIRSIRARQAVIDDIQTTANESYIGKLPNDDDGRAALIASVTKYLETLADNGVLSDPVVALDPNNPSTGDKVFLAISYVEIDSMERIFMTINV encoded by the coding sequence TTGGCGGGAGGCACATGGATTCCTACGTCTCTACCTACGCGACCAGGCGTCTACATCAACTTTGTACAGGCGGCAGTAGCAGCAATCACGGGCGGTGAGCGCGGCGTCGTTGCGTTATCACTTAGTACGTACGCAGGTACGGCAGTAGAGGAACGTTATTACGAAGTTGAGACGGTAGCTGACGCAGAAGCGCTATTCGGCGTTGATAATATCGGTCCGATTACGCTCGCGTTTCAAGGCGGAGCTGCATCCGTACTTGTTTATACGCTGCCAGACGAAGCGGTAACAGCGGATTACACGGCGATGCGTGCGGGCTTTGATACGCAATTCTTCAACGTCTTCGTCGCGCATGAATACGACGTTACGGAGCAAGCAGCGCTGAAAACATGGACGATCGCTAATCGCGCAGACGGTAAGCAGTACGCACTTGTCATTGGAGGCGACGCGACAACTGACGCTGATCCGGCGCTCGGAAACGCACGCTCCTTACTTAACGAAGACGACTACATCGTCAACGTAATTAACGGAGCGGTTATCGGCGACACTTCATACAGTTCGTCCGAATACGCGCCATTTATCGCAGGTCTTATCGCAGGCACAGCGATTAACGCGTCGATTACTTACGCAACTACTACGGCTAATGACGTGACGAAGCGCCTGTCCAACGCGCAAACAAACGCAGCTCTAGCAGCGGGTAGTCTCGTGTTAACCAACGATGGCAAGCGCGTAAAGATCGAGCAAGGCATTACGACTTCCGGCGCTAAGATTCGCAGTATCCGCGCAAGGCAGGCGGTTATTGACGACATTCAGACGACTGCAAACGAATCATACATCGGTAAGTTACCGAATGACGATGACGGTCGGGCAGCGTTAATTGCGTCGGTTACGAAATACCTCGAAACGCTCGCGGATAACGGCGTCCTGTCCGATCCTGTTGTCGCGCTTGACCCGAACAATCCGTCGACTGGCGATAAAGTGTTCCTCGCGATTTCGTACGTTGAGATTGATTCGATGGAACGTATTTTCATGACCATTAACGTATAA
- a CDS encoding DUF2634 domain-containing protein, translating to MALKPFNTTSDRVITADVTPEPSRTYDIFEQQLTAMIDGEQALRQFIRKALVTARDQHLIYDTDYGNEIESLIGQNVNNELFDAEITRIIREALIYDDRILSVDDFVITRSADACFITFAVEAVNGDIITEGVTL from the coding sequence ATGGCGCTGAAGCCGTTTAATACGACGAGCGACCGCGTAATCACAGCAGACGTCACGCCGGAGCCAAGCCGTACTTACGATATCTTCGAGCAGCAATTAACCGCGATGATAGACGGTGAACAAGCGCTCCGCCAGTTTATACGCAAAGCGCTCGTAACGGCGCGCGATCAGCATCTCATATACGACACAGATTACGGTAATGAAATCGAATCGTTAATCGGACAGAACGTTAACAACGAACTATTTGACGCGGAAATCACACGCATCATCCGCGAAGCACTTATATACGATGACCGCATATTAAGCGTCGATGACTTCGTTATAACACGGAGCGCCGACGCTTGTTTTATTACGTTCGCAGTTGAGGCGGTTAACGGCGATATCATAACGGAAGGAGTGACGCTTTAG